The Anabas testudineus chromosome 14, fAnaTes1.2, whole genome shotgun sequence genome includes a region encoding these proteins:
- the si:ch73-261i21.5 gene encoding zona pellucida-like domain-containing protein 1, which yields MLLVLLTYQLATVLLTQAQNPCSGQPTEREPANSDIQVYCGSDTIELEILLCPIYFIGYNESTLALNAQYSNYQCKGTADWTVDPPVVRFRFAITEQAITTCSSKLTVTEEVGTGAFSDFSIVQFVNISGTVSTHDVSTGIITYQQDVMYKFSCRYPLQYLVNNTEISVTGVNLAIRDNNGSFISALSMRLYSDRLYSSVLQIPPVGLDLKTRIYVEVKASNLTSRFRVLLDRCYATPSPFPLNLTCHDLFVGCNRDCQTIIAVNGLKQEARFSFETFRFQNQDTPISTYYIHCNTRLCVNNICPDLIQNCTNGTALRRRRSVDDKQTTTVSDTATVISGPITTRLDNGNLAISGGAQQASINSTTLAVSLLAGIISIFCLALLAFIVYHMSKSSNSNKTMLYPKE from the exons ATGCTACTGGTCCTTCTTACATATCAACTTGCCACAGTCCTTCTCACCCAGGCTCAAAATCCCTGCTCTGGACAGCCCACAGAAAGAGAGCCAG CCAACTCGGACATTCAGGTCTACTGTGGCTCTGACACAATTGAGCTCGAGATCCTGTTGTGTCCCATCTACTTCATTGGATACAACGAGTCCACACTGGCCCTCAACGCACAGTACTCCAATTACCAGTGTAAAGGGACAGCTGACTGGACGGTAGACCCGCCTGTTGTCAGATTCAGATTCGCCATCACAGAGCAGGCAATCACCACCTGCTCCAGCAAGCTGACA GTCACTGAGGAGGTGGGAACAGGGGCGTTTTCAGACTTCTCTATTGTCCAGTTCGTCAACATCTCCGGCACGGTCAGCACACACGATGTCAGCACAGGAATCATCACCTACCAGCAAGACGTAATGTACAAGTTCTCCTGCCGCTACCCACTGCAGTACCTGGTCAACAACACTGAGATAAGCGT GACTGGGGTCAATCTGGCTATCAGAGACAATAACGGAAGTTTCATCAGTGCACTGAGCATGCGACTCTATTCG GACAGATTGTACTCCTCCGTGCTGCAGATCCCTCCAGTTGGCCTGGACCTAAAGACCAGGATCTATGTAGAAGTAAAGGCGTCCAATCTCACCAGCAG ATTCCGCGTTCTCCTGGACCGATGTTACGCCACACCCTCACCCTTCCCTCTCAACCTCACATGTCACGATCTCTTTGTTGG GTGTAACCGAGATTGCCAGACAATAATTGCAGTCAACGGACTGAAGCAGGAAGCACGCTTCTCCTTTGAAACTTTCCGTTTTCAAAACCAAGATACTCCTATCTCCACCTACTACATACACTGTAATACCAGGCTCTGTGTGAACAACATCTGCCCCGACCTCATTCAG AATTGCACAAACGGCACCGCGTTGAGGAGGCGTCGCAGCGTTGATGACAAACAGACCACCACAGTGAGTGACACAGCCACCGTCATTTCAGGCCCCATCACTACCCGCCTAGACAATG GCAACCTGGCGATATCTGGAG GAGCTCAACAGGCTTCAATAAACAGTACCACGCTGGCTGTTTCACTCTTGGCAGGCATCATCAGCATATTCTGCCTCGCTCTGTTGGCTTTCATAGTTTACCACATGTCCAAGTCCAGTAACTCCAATAAGACGATGCTGTACCCAAAAGAGTGA
- the LOC113170655 gene encoding histone H2B 3 → MPDPTKSAPAPKKGSKKAVTKTQKKGDKKRRKTRKESYAIYVYKVLKQVHPDTGISSKAMGIMNSFVNDIFERIAGEASRLAHYNKRSTITSREIQTAVRLLLPGELAKHAVSEGTKAVTKYTSSK, encoded by the coding sequence ATGCCTGATCCAACAAAATCGGCTCCTGCGCCCAAGAAGGGCTCAAAAAAGGCCGTGACCAAAACCCAGAAGAAGGGAGACAAGAAGCGGCGCAAGACTAGGAAGGAGAGCTACGCCATCTACGTGTACAAGGTGCTGAAGCAGGTGCACCCGGACACCGGGATCTCGTCCAAGGCCATGGGCATCATGAACTCGTTCGTCAACGACATCTTCGAGCGCATCGCAGGGGAAGCGTCGCGCCTGGCGCACTACAACAAGCGCTCCACCATCACCTCCAGGGAGATCCAGACCGCCGTGCGCCTCCTGCTGCCCGGTGAGCTGGCCAAGCACGCCGTGTCCGAGGGCACCAAGGCCGTCACCAAGTACACCAGCTCCAAGTAG
- the LOC113170654 gene encoding histone H2A has translation MSGRGKTGGKARAKAKSRSSRAGLQFPVGRVHRLLRKGNYAERVGAGAPVYLAAVLEYLTAEILELAGNAARDNKKTRIIPRHLQLAVRNDEELNKLLGGVTIAQGGVLPNIQAVLLPKKTEKPAKSK, from the coding sequence ATGTCTGGCAGAGGGAAAACTGGAGGCAAAGCCCGAGCGAAGGCCAAGTCTCGCTCGTCTCGTGCCGGACTCCAGTTCCCAGTGGGTCGAGTCCACAGGCTGCTGCGCAAGGGCAACTATGCGGAGCGCGTCGGTGCCGGGGCTCCGGTGTATCTAGCGGCCGTGCTGGAGTATCTGACGGCTGAGATCCTGGAGCTGGCTGGAAACGCTGCCAGAGACAACAAGAAGACCAGGATCATCCCCCGGCACCTCCAGCTGGCCGTGCGCAACGACGAGGAGCTCAATAAGCTGCTGGGAGGAGTGACCATCGCTCAGGGCGGCGTGCTGCCCAACATCCAGGCTGTTCTCCTCCCAAAGAAGACGGAGAAACCGGCCAAGAGCAAGTAA